A stretch of Crossiella cryophila DNA encodes these proteins:
- the tkt gene encoding transketolase: MTTAHLPADWTELDKRAVDTARVLAADAVQKVGNGHPGTAMSLAPAAYTLFQRTMRHDPADPDWPGRDRFVLSCGHSSLTLYVQLYLSGYGLTLDDLKALRTWGSLTPGHPEYRHTKGVEITTGPLGQGLASAVGMAMAARRERGLFDPEAAPGQSPFDHHIYVIASDGDIEEGVTSEASSIAGHQQLGNLVLIYDDNQISIEDDTAIALSEDVAKRYEAYGWHVQTVFGGENVAGLTAALDAAKAETGKPSIIVLRTIIGFPAPTKQNTGKIHGSALGAEEVGKVKEILGFDPEQDFQVDDDVLSHAREVVKRGEAAKAEWLKGFDAWAAANPERKALFDRLTRRELPEGWAAKLPSWPVDAKGVATRKASGDTLSAIGEVLPELWGGSADLAESNNTTIKGADSFGPASTATKEWKATPYGRTLHFGIREHAMGSILNGIALHGPTLPYGGTFLVFSDYMRPAVRLASIMSLPVTYVWTHDSIGLGEDGPTHQPIEHLAALRAIPGVAVLRPADANETAAAWKATLEKRSGPVGLALTRQNVPTLEGTDAEGVAKGGYVLAEAEGGEAKVVLIATGSEVQIAVAARKILQDAGVPARVVSMPCVEWFDQQEQSYRDQVIPPAVKARVVVEAGIAQPWHRFAGDAGEIVSIEHFGASADYQTLYREFGLTDDAVVAAAQRSIARVEGNK; encoded by the coding sequence TTGACCACCGCGCACCTTCCTGCCGACTGGACCGAGCTGGACAAGCGCGCGGTCGACACGGCCCGGGTACTCGCCGCGGACGCCGTGCAGAAGGTCGGCAACGGTCACCCCGGCACCGCGATGAGCCTGGCCCCCGCCGCGTACACGCTGTTCCAGCGGACCATGCGGCACGACCCCGCCGACCCGGACTGGCCGGGCCGGGACAGGTTCGTGCTCTCCTGCGGGCACTCCAGCCTCACCCTGTACGTCCAGCTCTACCTCTCCGGCTACGGCCTCACCCTGGACGACCTCAAGGCGCTGCGCACCTGGGGCTCGCTCACGCCCGGCCACCCGGAGTACCGGCACACCAAGGGCGTGGAGATCACCACCGGCCCGCTCGGCCAGGGCCTGGCCTCCGCGGTCGGCATGGCGATGGCCGCCCGCCGCGAGCGCGGCCTGTTCGACCCGGAGGCCGCACCGGGACAGAGCCCGTTCGACCACCACATCTACGTGATCGCCTCCGACGGCGACATCGAGGAGGGCGTCACCTCCGAGGCCTCCTCGATCGCCGGTCACCAGCAGCTCGGCAACCTGGTGCTGATCTACGACGACAACCAGATCAGCATCGAGGACGACACCGCGATCGCCCTGTCGGAGGACGTGGCCAAGCGCTACGAGGCCTACGGCTGGCACGTGCAGACCGTGTTCGGCGGCGAGAACGTGGCGGGTCTCACGGCCGCCCTGGACGCGGCCAAGGCCGAGACCGGCAAGCCGTCGATCATCGTGCTGCGCACCATCATCGGCTTCCCCGCGCCGACCAAGCAGAACACCGGCAAGATCCACGGCTCCGCGCTGGGCGCCGAGGAGGTCGGCAAGGTCAAGGAGATCCTCGGCTTCGACCCGGAGCAGGACTTCCAGGTCGACGACGACGTCCTGTCGCACGCCCGCGAGGTCGTCAAGCGCGGCGAGGCCGCCAAGGCCGAATGGCTCAAGGGCTTCGACGCCTGGGCCGCGGCCAACCCCGAGCGCAAGGCGCTCTTCGACCGGCTGACCCGCCGCGAGCTGCCCGAGGGCTGGGCCGCCAAGCTGCCCAGCTGGCCGGTGGACGCCAAGGGCGTGGCCACCCGCAAGGCCTCCGGCGACACCCTCTCCGCCATCGGCGAGGTGCTGCCCGAGCTGTGGGGCGGCTCCGCCGACCTGGCCGAGAGCAACAACACCACCATCAAGGGCGCCGACTCCTTCGGCCCGGCCAGCACCGCCACCAAGGAGTGGAAGGCCACCCCGTACGGCCGGACGCTGCACTTCGGCATCCGCGAGCACGCCATGGGGTCCATCCTCAACGGCATCGCGCTGCACGGCCCGACGCTGCCCTACGGCGGCACCTTCCTGGTCTTCAGCGACTACATGCGCCCCGCGGTCCGGCTCGCCTCGATCATGAGCCTGCCGGTGACCTACGTGTGGACGCACGACTCCATCGGCCTCGGCGAGGACGGCCCGACCCACCAGCCGATCGAGCACCTCGCCGCGCTGCGCGCCATCCCCGGCGTCGCGGTGCTGCGCCCGGCGGACGCGAACGAGACCGCGGCGGCCTGGAAGGCCACCCTGGAGAAGCGCTCCGGCCCGGTCGGCCTGGCGCTGACCCGGCAGAACGTGCCCACCCTCGAAGGCACCGACGCCGAGGGCGTGGCCAAGGGCGGCTACGTGCTGGCCGAGGCCGAGGGCGGCGAGGCGAAGGTTGTGTTGATCGCCACTGGCTCCGAGGTGCAGATCGCGGTCGCCGCGCGGAAGATCCTGCAGGACGCCGGCGTTCCCGCTCGTGTGGTGTCCATGCCGTGTGTCGAGTGGTTCGACCAGCAGGAGCAGAGCTACCGCGACCAGGTGATCCCGCCCGCGGTCAAGGCGCGGGTCGTGGTCGAGGCCGGTATCGCCCAGCCGTGGCACCGCTTCGCCGGGGACGCCGGGGAGATCGTCTCGATCGAGCACTTCGGCGCGTCGGCGGACTACCAGACGCTGTACCGCGAGTTCGGCCTGACCGATGACGCCGTGGTCGCCGCGGCGCAGCGCAGCATCGCGCGAGTGGAGGGAAACAAGTGA
- the tal gene encoding transaldolase → MTGTNPLAALSEAGVSIWLDDLSRDRLTSGNLVSLIENQHVVGVTTNPTIFAGALSKGSAYDEQVGELAARGASLDQTVRELTTTDVRNACDVFRGVYSGSDGVDGRVSIEVDPRLAHDTERTTAEALDLWKTVDRPNLMVKIPATVEGLPAITKALAEGVSVNVTLIFSVARYLDVMDAYLAGLEQAKANGHDLSTIASVASFFVSRVDSEIDKRLEAAGTPEAQALRGQAAIANARLAYAAYEDVFGSERWQRLEQNGARPQRPLWASTGVKDPNYSDTQYVDQLVAPNVVNTMPEKTLFAVEDHGQIIGDTVRGTAEQAQELFDALAEAGIDVDDVYAVLEREGVEKFEKSWEELLQTVTDQLARAKG, encoded by the coding sequence GTGACCGGCACGAACCCCCTGGCCGCGCTGAGCGAGGCCGGCGTCTCCATCTGGCTCGACGACCTGTCCAGGGACCGCCTGACCTCGGGCAACCTGGTCTCGCTGATCGAGAACCAGCACGTGGTGGGCGTGACCACCAACCCGACCATCTTCGCCGGCGCGCTGTCCAAGGGCAGCGCCTACGACGAGCAGGTCGGCGAGCTGGCCGCCCGCGGCGCCAGCCTTGACCAGACCGTGCGCGAGCTGACCACCACCGACGTGCGCAACGCCTGTGACGTCTTCCGCGGCGTCTACAGCGGCAGCGACGGCGTGGACGGCCGGGTCTCCATCGAGGTCGACCCGCGGCTGGCACACGACACCGAGCGCACCACCGCCGAGGCGCTCGACCTGTGGAAGACCGTGGACCGGCCCAACCTGATGGTCAAGATCCCGGCCACCGTCGAGGGTCTGCCCGCCATCACCAAGGCCCTGGCCGAGGGCGTCAGCGTCAACGTCACGCTGATCTTCTCGGTGGCCCGCTACCTCGACGTGATGGACGCCTACCTGGCCGGGCTGGAGCAGGCCAAGGCCAACGGCCACGACCTGTCCACCATCGCCTCGGTCGCCTCCTTCTTCGTCTCCAGGGTCGACTCCGAGATCGACAAGCGCCTGGAAGCCGCGGGCACCCCCGAGGCGCAGGCACTGCGCGGCCAGGCCGCCATCGCCAACGCCCGGCTCGCCTACGCCGCCTACGAGGACGTCTTCGGCTCCGAACGCTGGCAGCGGCTGGAGCAGAACGGGGCCCGCCCGCAGCGGCCGCTCTGGGCCTCCACCGGGGTGAAGGACCCGAACTACTCCGACACCCAGTACGTGGACCAGCTGGTCGCGCCGAACGTGGTCAACACCATGCCGGAGAAGACCCTCTTCGCCGTCGAGGACCACGGGCAGATCATCGGCGACACCGTGCGCGGCACCGCCGAGCAGGCCCAGGAACTCTTCGACGCGCTCGCCGAGGCCGGCATCGACGTGGACGACGTCTACGCCGTGCTGGAGCGCGAGGGCGTGGAGAAGTTCGAGAAGTCCTGGGAAGAACTGCTGCAGACCGTCACCGACCAGCTCGCACGCGCGAAGGGCTGA
- a CDS encoding glucose-6-phosphate isomerase produces MTEQISVEIVHSGLNAEAEPLAAQLAEEQVASKLTAQDPTLWGPEAEPESSIRLSWTTLHETSRPLVAEILALRAELHAEGVDRVVLAGMGGSSLAPEVICETAGVRLVVLDTTDPGQVADALAGDLTRTVLVVSSKSGGTVETDSHRRIFAKAFAANGIEAARRIVVVTDPGSPFQQLSADEGYRKVFLADPHVGGRYSALTAFGLVPAGLAGADIGGLLDDAAAAATVLSQDSADNPALRLAAAFGAAHARGAEKVVLTDTGSGIKGFGDWAEQLVAESTGKNGTGLLPVAVESPDAAGFADAGEDATTVGIAPGTPNAQLTTSGPLGGLFLLWEYATAVAGRVLGINPFDQPDVEAAKKAARALLDAPASAPATPSFVDGAVEVHASGDWLPAEAATVADAVRALVAALPQHGYLSVQAYLDRLDDASAVVLRPVLAVVTGVQTTFGWGPRFLHSTGQYHKGGHQNGAFLQLTGANEQDLEVPDRPYTLSVLQLAQALGDGSVLAGHDRPVLRLHLTDRAAGLAQVVKAVQEVGE; encoded by the coding sequence ATGACCGAGCAGATCTCGGTTGAGATCGTCCACAGTGGACTGAACGCGGAAGCCGAACCGCTGGCGGCCCAGCTCGCCGAGGAGCAGGTGGCGAGCAAGCTCACCGCGCAGGACCCCACCCTGTGGGGCCCGGAGGCCGAGCCCGAGTCGTCGATCCGGCTGTCCTGGACCACGCTGCACGAGACCTCCCGGCCACTGGTCGCCGAGATCCTCGCGCTGCGCGCCGAACTGCACGCCGAGGGCGTGGACCGGGTGGTCCTCGCGGGCATGGGCGGTTCCTCGCTCGCGCCCGAGGTCATCTGCGAGACCGCCGGTGTCCGCCTGGTCGTGCTCGACACCACCGATCCGGGTCAGGTCGCCGACGCGCTCGCCGGTGACCTCACCCGCACCGTGCTGGTGGTGTCGTCCAAGTCCGGCGGCACCGTGGAGACCGACAGCCACCGGCGGATCTTCGCCAAGGCCTTCGCGGCCAACGGCATCGAGGCCGCCCGGCGGATCGTCGTGGTCACCGACCCCGGCTCGCCGTTCCAGCAGCTGTCGGCCGACGAGGGCTACCGCAAGGTGTTCCTGGCCGACCCGCACGTCGGCGGCCGCTACTCCGCGCTGACCGCGTTCGGGCTCGTCCCGGCCGGTCTCGCGGGCGCGGACATCGGCGGACTGCTCGACGACGCGGCCGCGGCGGCGACCGTGCTGTCCCAGGACAGCGCGGACAACCCGGCGCTGCGGCTGGCCGCCGCGTTCGGCGCGGCGCACGCCCGCGGCGCGGAGAAGGTGGTCCTCACCGACACCGGCTCCGGCATCAAGGGCTTCGGCGACTGGGCCGAGCAGCTGGTGGCCGAGTCCACCGGCAAGAACGGCACCGGCCTGCTGCCGGTGGCGGTGGAAAGCCCCGACGCGGCCGGTTTCGCCGACGCGGGCGAGGACGCCACCACCGTGGGCATCGCCCCCGGCACGCCGAACGCGCAGCTCACCACGTCCGGACCGCTCGGCGGGCTGTTCCTGCTGTGGGAGTACGCCACCGCGGTGGCCGGCCGGGTGCTCGGCATCAACCCGTTCGACCAGCCCGACGTGGAAGCGGCGAAGAAGGCGGCCCGCGCGCTGCTGGACGCGCCTGCCTCCGCGCCGGCCACGCCGTCCTTTGTGGATGGTGCGGTGGAGGTGCACGCCAGCGGTGACTGGCTGCCCGCCGAGGCGGCCACCGTCGCCGACGCGGTGCGCGCGCTGGTCGCCGCGCTGCCCCAGCACGGCTACCTGTCGGTGCAGGCCTACCTGGACCGCCTCGACGACGCCTCCGCCGTGGTGCTGCGCCCGGTGCTGGCCGTGGTCACCGGGGTGCAGACCACCTTCGGCTGGGGCCCCCGGTTCCTGCACTCCACCGGGCAGTACCACAAGGGCGGCCACCAGAACGGGGCCTTCCTGCAGCTCACCGGCGCCAACGAGCAGGACCTCGAGGTGCCGGACCGTCCGTACACGCTCAGCGTGCTCCAGCTCGCGCAGGCGCTGGGCGACGGCTCGGTGCTCGCCGGGCACGACCGTCCGGTGCTGCGCCTGCACCTGACCGACCGGGCCGCGGGTCTGGCGCAGGTCGTCAAGGCCGTACAGGAGGTCGGTGAATGA
- the zwf gene encoding glucose-6-phosphate dehydrogenase, which translates to MSRQWQNPLRDPRDKRLPRIAGPCGLVIFGVTGDLSRKKLMPAIYDLANRGLLPPGFALTGFARRDWANQDFEQVVYEAVKQHARTPFRQSVWDQLAEGCRFVQGTFDDDESFDRLAGTIKELDEQRGTGGNHAFYLSIPPGAFPTVCKQLARSGLSAPEPDQWRRVVIEKPFGHDLASARQLNKIVNEVFPEESVFRIDHYLGKETVQNIMALRFANQLFEPIWNANYVDHVQITMAEDIGLGGRAGYYDGIGAARDVIQNHLLQLLALTAMEEPSSFAPKDLRAEKAKVLAATAPMAPLAETTARGQYVGGWQGGQKVPGLLEEGGFAEDSITETYAAMTVEVKNRRWAGVPWYLRTGKRLGRRVTEIAVVFKRAPHLPFDSTSTEELGQNALVIRVQPDEGITMRFGSKVPGTSMQIRDVTMDFGYGHAFTESSPEAYERLLLDVLLGEPSLFPVNDEVETSWEILEPVLKFWAGQGRPEPYQAGTWGPESADEMMARTGRHWRRP; encoded by the coding sequence ATGAGCCGACAGTGGCAGAACCCGCTTCGCGATCCGCGGGACAAGCGACTCCCGCGGATCGCCGGGCCCTGCGGCCTGGTCATCTTCGGCGTCACCGGTGACCTCTCCCGCAAGAAGCTCATGCCCGCCATCTACGACCTGGCCAACCGCGGCCTGCTGCCGCCCGGCTTCGCACTCACCGGGTTCGCCCGCCGCGACTGGGCCAACCAGGACTTCGAGCAGGTCGTCTACGAGGCGGTCAAGCAGCACGCGCGGACCCCGTTCCGCCAGTCCGTGTGGGACCAGCTCGCCGAGGGCTGCCGGTTCGTGCAGGGCACCTTCGACGACGACGAGTCCTTCGACCGGCTCGCCGGGACCATCAAGGAACTCGACGAACAGCGGGGGACCGGCGGCAACCACGCCTTCTACCTGTCCATCCCGCCCGGCGCGTTCCCCACGGTCTGCAAGCAGCTGGCCCGCTCCGGGCTGTCCGCGCCCGAGCCGGACCAGTGGCGGCGAGTGGTCATCGAGAAGCCGTTCGGCCACGACCTGGCCAGCGCACGGCAGCTCAACAAGATCGTCAACGAGGTCTTCCCCGAGGAGTCGGTGTTCCGCATCGACCACTACCTCGGCAAGGAGACCGTGCAGAACATCATGGCTTTGCGCTTCGCGAACCAGTTGTTCGAGCCGATCTGGAACGCCAACTACGTCGACCACGTGCAGATCACCATGGCCGAGGACATCGGCCTCGGCGGTCGCGCCGGGTACTACGACGGCATCGGCGCCGCCCGTGACGTCATCCAGAACCACCTCCTCCAGCTGCTCGCCCTGACCGCGATGGAGGAGCCCAGCTCCTTCGCGCCCAAGGACCTGCGCGCGGAGAAGGCCAAGGTCCTCGCCGCCACCGCGCCGATGGCCCCCCTGGCCGAGACCACCGCGCGCGGGCAGTACGTCGGCGGCTGGCAGGGCGGCCAGAAGGTCCCCGGCCTGCTCGAAGAGGGCGGCTTCGCCGAGGACTCGATCACCGAGACCTACGCGGCGATGACCGTGGAGGTCAAGAACCGCCGCTGGGCCGGGGTGCCGTGGTACCTGCGCACCGGCAAGCGACTGGGCCGCCGCGTCACCGAGATCGCCGTGGTGTTCAAGCGCGCCCCGCACCTGCCGTTCGACTCCACCTCCACCGAGGAACTGGGGCAGAACGCGCTGGTCATCCGGGTCCAGCCGGATGAGGGCATCACCATGCGGTTCGGCTCCAAGGTGCCGGGCACCTCGATGCAGATCCGCGACGTGACCATGGACTTCGGCTACGGCCACGCCTTCACCGAGTCCAGCCCCGAGGCCTACGAGCGGCTGCTGCTGGACGTGCTGCTCGGCGAGCCCTCGCTGTTCCCGGTCAACGACGAGGTCGAGACCTCGTGGGAGATCCTCGAACCAGTGCTGAAGTTCTGGGCCGGTCAGGGCAGGCCCGAGCCGTACCAGGCGGGCACCTGGGGCCCGGAGTCGGCCGACGAGATGATGGCCCGCACCGGACGTCACTGGAGGCGACCGTGA
- the opcA gene encoding glucose-6-phosphate dehydrogenase assembly protein OpcA — protein MIIDLPSTTTSAVNKKLVDLREQGGAVALGRVLTLVIVTDDGESTEEAIDAANDASREHPCRVIVLARGARKAAPRLDAQIRVGGDAGASEVIVLRLYGALAEEGASCTIPLLLPDAPVVAWWPSAAPAIPAQDPIGKLAQRRITDSAAERHPIKALEQRRKSYTAGDTDLAWTRLTTWRAVLAAALDLPPYEKVTAATVAGAGDSPSTELLAAWLASSLKIPVERAKSQDGQGICSVVLERRTGRVELERPDGKVGALTQAGQPERRVALQRREVRDCLAEELRRLDPDEIYDVTLKGLSKVVKSAAKRTATKPKTESKPAEAKPEAKDEPKPAAKSAEAKPAAKAESKAEAKAEAKPEPKAAAKSDAKSEAKPKRAKKADA, from the coding sequence GTGATCATCGACCTGCCCTCCACCACCACCTCGGCGGTCAACAAGAAGCTGGTCGACCTGCGTGAGCAGGGCGGCGCGGTCGCGCTGGGCCGGGTGCTCACCCTCGTCATCGTCACCGACGACGGGGAGAGCACCGAGGAGGCCATCGACGCGGCCAACGACGCCAGCCGCGAACACCCCTGCCGGGTGATCGTGCTGGCCCGCGGCGCCCGCAAGGCCGCGCCGCGGCTGGACGCGCAGATCAGGGTCGGCGGCGACGCCGGGGCCAGCGAGGTCATCGTGCTGCGCCTCTACGGCGCGCTCGCCGAGGAAGGGGCCAGCTGCACCATCCCGCTGCTCCTGCCCGACGCGCCGGTGGTCGCCTGGTGGCCCTCGGCCGCCCCGGCCATCCCGGCCCAGGACCCGATCGGCAAACTCGCCCAGCGCCGGATCACCGACTCCGCCGCCGAGCGCCACCCGATCAAGGCCCTGGAACAGCGCCGCAAGTCCTACACCGCGGGCGACACCGACCTGGCCTGGACCCGGCTGACCACCTGGCGGGCCGTGCTCGCCGCGGCACTGGACCTGCCGCCGTATGAGAAGGTCACCGCGGCCACCGTCGCGGGCGCCGGGGATTCGCCGTCCACCGAGCTGCTGGCGGCCTGGCTGGCCTCCAGCCTGAAGATCCCGGTGGAGCGGGCCAAGTCCCAGGACGGCCAGGGCATCTGCTCGGTCGTGCTGGAACGCCGCACCGGCCGGGTCGAACTCGAACGCCCCGACGGCAAGGTCGGCGCGCTCACCCAGGCCGGACAGCCCGAACGCCGGGTCGCGTTGCAGCGGCGCGAGGTGCGGGACTGCCTGGCCGAGGAACTGCGCAGGCTGGACCCGGACGAGATCTACGACGTCACGCTCAAGGGCCTGTCCAAGGTCGTCAAGTCCGCCGCCAAGCGGACCGCGACCAAGCCCAAGACGGAGTCGAAGCCCGCCGAGGCCAAGCCGGAAGCCAAGGACGAGCCCAAGCCCGCCGCGAAGTCCGCGGAGGCGAAGCCCGCCGCCAAGGCCGAGTCGAAGGCAGAGGCGAAGGCCGAAGCCAAGCCGGAGCCCAAGGCAGCGGCCAAGTCCGACGCCAAATCCGAGGCCAAGCCCAAGCGCGCGAAGAAGGCCGACGCCTGA
- a CDS encoding MDR family MFS transporter has translation MTTTAAAPEQASVAPNKSVVLQALSGLMMGMFVAILASTVVANALPRIISELGGSQASYTWVVTTELLAMTATVPLWGKLSDLYSKKLLIQLSLGLFVIGSLVAGFADSMGVLIASRIAQGIGAGGLTALAQVIMAAILSPRELGRYSGLFGGVFMVGTVAGPLIGGVLVDTSWLGWRWCFFIGVPLAVAAIILLQRTLNLPVARRKVKIDYLGAFLITAGVSLTLVWSSLVGKQFEWMSGATLGLLGGGLLILALAVFVESRAAEPIVPLTIFRNRTVTLTTVASFLVGVSMFGGTVFLSQYFQLALGHTPTVAGLLSLPMIVGMLVSSTIAGQRISKTGRWKHFLVAGAVLMTVGLALLGTIDAHTSLVLLGAYMVLLGVGMGMLMQNLVLAAQNDVPAKDLGTATSVLSFFRSLGGTIGVSALGAVLASNVAGKLGTATTGGGGGESVPNLAHLSDQARLAVQEAYGSATGELFLISAPIALLVVVAVVFLRAIPLKTQSGMDRLAEESAA, from the coding sequence ATGACTACAACCGCGGCGGCGCCGGAGCAGGCGTCCGTGGCGCCGAACAAGAGCGTGGTGCTGCAAGCGCTGTCCGGCCTGATGATGGGCATGTTCGTCGCGATCCTGGCCTCGACCGTGGTGGCCAACGCCTTACCCCGGATCATCTCCGAACTGGGTGGCTCGCAGGCCAGCTACACCTGGGTGGTGACCACCGAACTGCTGGCCATGACCGCCACGGTTCCGTTGTGGGGCAAGCTTTCCGACCTCTACAGCAAGAAGCTGCTGATCCAGCTCTCCCTCGGCCTGTTCGTGATCGGCTCGCTGGTGGCCGGGTTCGCCGACAGCATGGGTGTGCTCATCGCCAGCCGGATCGCGCAGGGCATCGGCGCCGGTGGGCTCACCGCGCTGGCACAGGTGATCATGGCCGCGATCCTGTCGCCGCGGGAACTCGGCCGCTACTCCGGGCTGTTCGGCGGGGTGTTCATGGTCGGCACGGTGGCCGGCCCGCTGATCGGCGGCGTGCTGGTGGACACCTCCTGGCTGGGCTGGCGCTGGTGCTTCTTCATCGGCGTGCCGCTGGCCGTGGCCGCGATCATCCTGTTGCAGCGCACGCTGAACCTGCCGGTGGCCCGGCGCAAGGTCAAGATCGACTACCTGGGCGCGTTCCTGATCACCGCGGGCGTCTCGCTCACCCTGGTGTGGTCCTCGCTGGTGGGCAAGCAGTTCGAGTGGATGTCCGGGGCCACCCTCGGCCTGCTCGGCGGCGGGCTGCTGATCCTGGCGCTGGCGGTGTTCGTGGAATCGCGGGCGGCCGAGCCGATCGTGCCGCTGACCATCTTCCGCAACCGCACCGTCACGCTGACCACGGTGGCCAGTTTCCTGGTCGGCGTGTCCATGTTCGGCGGCACCGTGTTCCTCTCCCAGTACTTCCAGCTCGCGCTGGGACACACGCCGACGGTGGCCGGGCTGCTCAGCCTGCCGATGATCGTGGGCATGCTGGTCTCCTCCACCATCGCCGGTCAGCGGATCAGCAAAACCGGGCGGTGGAAGCACTTCCTGGTCGCCGGGGCCGTCCTGATGACGGTCGGCCTGGCGCTGCTGGGCACCATCGACGCGCACACCAGCCTGGTGCTGTTGGGCGCCTACATGGTGCTGCTCGGGGTCGGCATGGGCATGCTGATGCAGAACCTGGTGCTGGCCGCGCAGAACGACGTGCCTGCCAAGGACCTGGGCACCGCCACCTCGGTGCTGTCCTTCTTCCGCAGCCTGGGCGGCACCATCGGGGTCAGCGCGCTGGGCGCGGTGCTGGCCAGCAACGTGGCGGGCAAACTCGGCACGGCTACGACCGGTGGCGGCGGCGGGGAGTCGGTGCCGAACCTGGCGCACCTGAGCGACCAGGCCCGGCTGGCGGTGCAGGAGGCGTACGGGTCGGCCACCGGTGAGCTGTTCCTGATCTCCGCGCCGATCGCGTTGCTGGTGGTCGTGGCGGTGGTGTTCCTGCGGGCGATCCCGTTGAAGACGCAGAGCGGGATGGACCGGCTGGCGGAGGAATCCGCGGCCTGA
- a CDS encoding TetR/AcrR family transcriptional regulator produces the protein MTTIDRPLGLRERKRQETHRTIALTALRLIAERGLEHVTVEDIATEVGVSSRTFFNYFGSKEDALSTAYPDHRHRIDRLAERLEEAPPGPDPLAGLMAIARSDLERIDADRDEWLLRMTVFTDNPQLLARTAVLESAGEQQMTEAIARWCGLPADDQYPALVLYTFGAAVRSAMRRWYAVDGAESMVDLVEAACAALSAGLPLPADATPRG, from the coding sequence GTGACCACCATCGACCGGCCGCTGGGACTGCGGGAGCGGAAGCGGCAGGAGACCCATCGCACGATCGCGCTGACCGCGTTGCGGCTGATCGCCGAGCGCGGGCTGGAGCACGTGACGGTCGAGGACATCGCCACCGAGGTCGGCGTCTCCTCCCGCACGTTCTTCAACTACTTCGGCTCCAAAGAGGACGCGCTGTCCACCGCCTACCCCGACCACCGGCACCGGATCGATCGCCTGGCGGAGCGGCTGGAGGAGGCGCCGCCTGGACCGGATCCGCTGGCGGGGCTGATGGCGATCGCCCGGTCCGACCTGGAGCGGATCGACGCCGACCGGGACGAGTGGTTGCTGCGGATGACCGTGTTCACCGACAACCCGCAGCTGCTGGCGCGCACCGCGGTGCTGGAGTCCGCCGGGGAGCAGCAGATGACCGAGGCCATCGCGCGCTGGTGCGGGCTGCCAGCCGACGACCAGTACCCGGCGCTGGTGCTCTACACCTTCGGCGCCGCGGTGCGCTCGGCCATGCGCCGCTGGTACGCCGTTGACGGCGCCGAATCCATGGTCGACCTGGTCGAGGCCGCCTGCGCCGCGCTGAGCGCCGGCCTCCCCCTGCCCGCCGACGCGACGCCGCGCGGCTGA
- a CDS encoding quinone oxidoreductase family protein produces the protein MRAVQVQAYGGPEVLVAAEVADPVAGPGELLVRVAASGVNYIDTYHRTGVYPVPLPFTPGLEGAGEVVAVGDGVTEFGVGARVAWASAIGSYAELAAVPASAVVPVPDGVDLVVAASSMLQGMTAHYLTTSTYPVQAGDDVLVHAAAGGMGLLLTQFVKAKGGRVIGTVSTDEKEKLAREAGADEIIRYTEADVAEQARALTGGRGVAVVYDGVGATTFDASLASLRPRGVLALYGAASGQVPPVDLQRLNQAGSVYVTRPSLGHYTANREELLWRAAEVLSGVADGSLTIRVGARYALSEARQAHEDLQGRRTTGKVLLVG, from the coding sequence ATGCGCGCAGTGCAGGTGCAGGCATACGGCGGGCCTGAGGTTCTGGTGGCGGCCGAGGTGGCTGATCCGGTGGCCGGTCCCGGGGAGTTGCTGGTCCGGGTGGCGGCCAGTGGGGTCAACTACATCGACACCTACCACCGGACCGGGGTGTATCCGGTGCCGTTGCCCTTCACGCCTGGTCTCGAGGGTGCGGGTGAGGTTGTCGCGGTGGGTGACGGGGTCACCGAGTTCGGGGTGGGGGCTCGGGTGGCCTGGGCCTCGGCCATCGGGTCTTATGCGGAGCTGGCCGCTGTTCCGGCCTCGGCTGTGGTGCCGGTGCCGGATGGGGTTGATCTGGTGGTGGCGGCGAGTTCGATGTTGCAGGGGATGACCGCGCACTACCTGACCACCTCCACCTACCCGGTGCAGGCCGGGGATGACGTGCTGGTGCACGCGGCGGCGGGGGGCATGGGGTTGCTGCTCACCCAGTTCGTCAAGGCCAAGGGTGGGCGGGTGATCGGGACCGTGTCCACCGACGAGAAGGAGAAGCTGGCGCGGGAGGCCGGGGCGGACGAGATCATCCGGTACACCGAGGCCGATGTGGCCGAGCAGGCCCGTGCGCTGACCGGTGGGCGTGGCGTGGCCGTGGTGTACGACGGGGTGGGGGCCACGACCTTCGACGCCAGTCTGGCCAGTCTGCGGCCGCGGGGGGTGCTCGCCCTCTACGGCGCGGCCAGCGGGCAGGTTCCGCCGGTTGACCTGCAGCGACTCAACCAGGCCGGGTCGGTCTACGTCACCCGGCCCAGCCTCGGGCACTACACCGCCAACCGCGAGGAACTGCTGTGGCGGGCCGCCGAGGTGCTCTCGGGGGTGGCGGACGGATCGCTGACCATCCGGGTCGGCGCGCGGTACGCGCTCAGCGAGGCCCGGCAGGCGCACGAGGACCTGCAGGGGCGGCGGACCACCGGGAAGGTGCTGTTGGTGGGCTGA